TTTGTTCGTGTATAATGGAGCTATAATATTAAATGAATAATATGGATACAACAAAAATAGCATTTTTTAAAGGGAAAAAAATTAGAAAAATTATCTATAATAATGAATGGTGGTTTTCTGTTATTGATATAGTTCAAGTTTTGACAGACCAAGTTGACAACCACACTGCAAGAAAATATTGGAATAAATTAGCTCAGCGCTTAAGAGATGAGGGAAGTGAAGTGGTGACAAATTGTCACCAGTTGAAATTAATAGCCGAAGATGGGAAAATGCGTGAGACTGATTGTGCTGATACTGAAGGAATCTTTCGTATAATTCAATCTATTCCAAGTCCTAAAGCCGAACCATTCAAAAGATGGTTAGCTAAAGTTGGGTATGAGCGAATTCAGGAAATTGAAAATCCCGAACTAGCCACGAAACGAACAAGACTTCTTTACAAACTCAAGGGTTATCCAGAGGATTGGATTGAAAAACGAATGCGAGGTATAGCGATTCGTGAAGAACTAACGGACGAGTGGCAAAAAAGAGGAGCTGAAGAACAAAAAGATTATGAGATTTTAACTGCTGAAATATCTAAGGCCACTTTTGGAATAACA
This is a stretch of genomic DNA from Patescibacteria group bacterium. It encodes these proteins:
- a CDS encoding Bro-N domain-containing protein; this translates as MDTTKIAFFKGKKIRKIIYNNEWWFSVIDIVQVLTDQVDNHTARKYWNKLAQRLRDEGSEVVTNCHQLKLIAEDGKMRETDCADTEGIFRIIQSIPSPKAEPFKRWLAKVGYERIQEIENPELATKRTRLLYKLKGYPEDWIEKRMRGIAIREELTDEWQKRGAEEQKDYEILTAEISKATFGITPSEYKKIKGLKRENLRDHMDDFELIFNMLGERATTEIHRTENSEGVPKLKKDAKRGGNIAGVAKKELEKEIGRSVVSKEKFLPKINKK